The Microbacterium sp. LWO12-1.2 genome includes a window with the following:
- a CDS encoding FadR/GntR family transcriptional regulator: MSEHPADGDLVEVRRAVYRPLRRGNALEDTVARLVQTIRLGVVAPGESLPPERELAASFEVSRDTVREAIKELADAGYLIARRGRYGGTFVADPLPQPAEAAGVTAAELDDVLGLRRVLETGAARAAASRSLDAATRADLWARHEAALPAGPEEYRRLDTLFHLAIAEAAGIPSLVALAAENRADVNAWLDTFPLMPRNIQHSGEQHERIVTAILAGQPEAADDAMRDHLAGSEALLRGFLV; the protein is encoded by the coding sequence ATGAGCGAGCACCCCGCGGACGGCGACCTGGTCGAGGTCCGTCGCGCGGTCTATCGGCCGCTCCGTCGGGGCAACGCCCTCGAGGACACGGTGGCTCGCCTCGTGCAGACGATCCGTCTCGGAGTGGTGGCTCCGGGGGAGTCGCTGCCGCCGGAGCGCGAGCTCGCCGCCTCGTTCGAGGTGAGCCGCGACACCGTGCGCGAGGCGATCAAGGAGCTCGCCGACGCCGGCTACCTGATCGCACGGCGCGGCCGCTACGGCGGCACGTTCGTGGCTGATCCGCTGCCGCAGCCCGCGGAGGCGGCCGGGGTGACGGCGGCGGAACTGGACGACGTGCTCGGGCTCCGGCGTGTGCTCGAGACCGGCGCCGCGCGGGCTGCCGCGAGCCGCTCTCTGGATGCGGCGACCAGGGCGGACCTCTGGGCGCGCCACGAAGCCGCACTTCCGGCCGGGCCCGAGGAGTACCGCCGCCTGGACACGCTCTTCCATCTCGCGATCGCCGAGGCCGCCGGCATCCCGTCGCTGGTCGCGCTCGCCGCCGAGAACCGTGCCGACGTGAACGCCTGGCTCGACACCTTCCCCCTCATGCCCCGCAACATCCAGCACTCCGGCGAGCAGCACGAGCGCATCGTCACGGCGATCCTCGCCGGGCAGCCCGAGGCCGCCGACGACGCGATGCGCGACCACCTCGCAGGCTCCGAGGCGCTGCTCCGCGGCTTCCTGGTCTGA
- a CDS encoding aspartate aminotransferase family protein has product MTNFTDRHGVSHPLPAPEAEAQVRADDRGHVFHSWSAQGLIDPLPVAAGEGSTFWDYQGNAYLDFSSQLVNLNLGHQHPDLVTAIQQQAGRLATIQPSIANDVRGELARLIAEVAPDGLEKVFFTNGGAEANEYAVRMARQFTGRRKVLSMYRSYHGSTSTAISLTGDPRRWANDGVDNGAVRFFGPYLYRSPFHAETPEQESERALAHLEQTIQLEGPHTIAAIIIETVVGTNGVLVPPPGYLQGVRELCDRYGIVYIADEVMVGFGRLGEWFGVDAFDGQPDLITFAKGVNSGYVPLGGVVISERIAAAFDTLPFAGGLTYSGHPLACAAGVATFEVFRRDGILERVRDLGERIVEPTLRAWAESHPSVGEVRGRGLFWAIELVRNRETREPLVPFNASGADAAPMGAFAAAAKKAGVWPFTHFNRVHVAPPLIISEDDLVRGLTAIDGALAVADEAAAG; this is encoded by the coding sequence ATGACGAACTTCACCGACCGCCACGGCGTCTCCCACCCGCTCCCCGCCCCCGAGGCGGAGGCGCAGGTGCGTGCCGACGACCGCGGCCACGTGTTCCACTCCTGGAGCGCGCAGGGCCTGATCGATCCGCTGCCCGTCGCCGCGGGCGAGGGCTCCACGTTCTGGGATTACCAGGGCAACGCGTACCTCGACTTCTCGAGCCAGCTGGTGAACCTGAACCTGGGGCACCAGCATCCCGATCTGGTCACGGCGATCCAGCAGCAGGCCGGACGACTCGCGACGATCCAGCCGTCGATCGCGAACGATGTGCGCGGCGAGCTCGCCCGCCTGATCGCCGAGGTCGCACCGGACGGACTCGAGAAGGTCTTCTTCACCAACGGCGGCGCCGAGGCGAACGAGTATGCCGTGCGCATGGCCCGACAGTTCACGGGACGCCGCAAGGTGCTGTCGATGTACCGCAGCTACCACGGCTCCACCTCGACAGCGATCTCACTGACCGGCGACCCGCGCCGCTGGGCGAACGACGGCGTCGACAACGGGGCCGTGCGCTTCTTCGGGCCGTATCTGTACCGCTCGCCGTTCCACGCCGAGACCCCCGAGCAGGAGTCCGAGCGCGCCCTCGCGCACCTCGAGCAGACCATCCAGCTCGAGGGCCCGCACACGATCGCGGCGATCATCATCGAGACCGTGGTCGGAACGAACGGCGTGCTCGTGCCGCCGCCCGGGTACCTGCAGGGTGTGCGCGAGCTGTGCGACCGCTACGGCATCGTGTACATCGCCGATGAGGTCATGGTCGGTTTCGGCCGCCTGGGCGAGTGGTTCGGCGTCGACGCGTTCGACGGACAGCCCGACCTGATCACCTTCGCGAAGGGCGTCAACTCCGGATACGTGCCGCTCGGCGGCGTCGTGATCTCGGAGCGGATCGCCGCGGCCTTCGACACCCTGCCGTTCGCCGGCGGGCTGACCTACTCGGGCCACCCGCTCGCCTGCGCCGCGGGTGTGGCGACGTTCGAGGTGTTCCGCCGCGACGGCATCCTGGAGCGCGTGCGCGACCTCGGCGAGCGCATCGTCGAGCCGACCCTGCGCGCCTGGGCCGAGTCGCACCCGAGCGTGGGCGAGGTCCGCGGCCGCGGGTTGTTCTGGGCGATCGAGCTCGTGCGCAACCGCGAGACCCGCGAGCCGCTGGTGCCGTTCAACGCCTCCGGAGCGGATGCCGCGCCGATGGGTGCGTTCGCGGCGGCGGCGAAGAAGGCGGGCGTCTGGCCGTTCACGCACTTCAACCGCGTGCACGTCGCTCCTCCGCTGATCATCAGTGAGGACGACCTGGTGCGCGGCCTGACCGCGATCGACGGCGCACTGGCCGTGGCCGACGAGGCCGCCGCCGGCTGA
- a CDS encoding ABC transporter permease, which yields MPKLKFGLAIPAWAWLLIFFVAPIFMVAVFSFGYKPSIFATHALDQLSFDRYLEALSPTFFSTFLNTLWIGILGTVLCLVIGAPVAYWIAVKAPPSKRGLLLALVMVPFWTNFLVRTIGWQVILAPEGWLSQLLQGIGVIPGPLDLLYSRGAVLLGVVYNYLPLMILPLFVAFDRVSGPLREASKDLGAGSVSTFLRVTVPLARPGIIAGVLLVYIPLMGDYITATVLGGAKGNMIGQVVASQFQTAQNWALGSAMAVLLIIVIMLSIAVAAGLLWLVTLPLRQRNRLVLGEGS from the coding sequence GTGCCTAAGCTCAAGTTCGGTCTCGCCATCCCTGCCTGGGCGTGGCTGCTCATCTTCTTCGTCGCCCCGATCTTCATGGTCGCGGTGTTCAGCTTCGGCTACAAGCCCAGCATCTTCGCCACGCACGCCCTCGACCAGCTGTCGTTCGACCGGTACCTCGAGGCGTTGTCGCCGACGTTCTTCAGCACGTTCCTGAACACGCTGTGGATCGGCATCCTCGGCACCGTGCTGTGTCTGGTGATCGGTGCCCCGGTGGCGTACTGGATCGCCGTGAAGGCTCCTCCGTCGAAGCGCGGGCTGCTGCTCGCTCTGGTGATGGTGCCGTTCTGGACGAACTTCCTGGTGCGCACGATCGGCTGGCAGGTGATCCTGGCGCCGGAGGGGTGGCTGTCGCAGCTGCTGCAGGGCATCGGGGTGATCCCCGGTCCACTCGATCTGCTCTACTCGCGCGGCGCCGTACTGCTGGGGGTGGTCTACAACTACCTGCCGCTCATGATCCTGCCGCTGTTCGTCGCGTTCGACCGCGTATCCGGTCCCCTGCGAGAGGCCAGCAAGGACCTCGGGGCGGGGAGCGTGTCGACCTTCCTGCGCGTGACGGTGCCGCTGGCCCGACCAGGCATCATCGCCGGCGTGCTGCTGGTGTACATCCCGCTCATGGGCGACTACATCACCGCCACAGTGCTCGGCGGCGCGAAGGGAAACATGATCGGTCAGGTCGTGGCGAGCCAGTTCCAGACCGCGCAGAACTGGGCGCTGGGATCCGCGATGGCCGTGCTGCTGATCATCGTCATCATGCTCTCGATCGCCGTGGCCGCCGGGTTGCTCTGGCTCGTGACGCTGCCGCTGCGACAAAGAAATCGACTCGTCCTGGGGGAGGGATCATGA
- a CDS encoding amidohydrolase, which produces MVFADLVFAGGAQGGRVFLSDGARATARAVAVTDGIITAVGHDVSALIGPDTEVVDLAGGLLVPGFQDAHVHPVWGGLDMLRCDLSALATREEYLARIAEYAAEHPDDEWILGGGWQMSAFPGGTPTAADLDSVLPDRPAFLPNRDGHGAWVNSRALELAGITRDTADPADGRIERDADGAPSGTLHEGAMGLVNRLLPVEAPERLVEALLQGQRHLHSYGVTAWQDAIIGTEYGDAGDPLPAYLSAAASGALTGRVVGSLWWDRSRGLEQIDEIVARRDAGTVGRFRARSVKIMQDGVAENFTAAMLEPYCDGHGLPREDSGISFVEPELLKEAATRLDALGFTLHFHAIGDRAVRECLDAVEAALVHNGPRGNRHHISHIQVVHPDDLPRFRALDVTANMQMLWATLEPQMVDLTIPFLGERRTGWQYPFGDLLRSGAALAAGSDWSVSTPNPMAAIHVAVNRRSAPTEWEGDYDPFLPEQSIDLATALAAYTAGSARVNHLDDTGTIAVGMRADLALLDRDPFEHPAEEIGLTEVRGTWVDGVRVYDSGE; this is translated from the coding sequence ATGGTCTTCGCCGATCTGGTGTTCGCGGGTGGCGCGCAGGGTGGTCGGGTGTTCCTGTCGGACGGAGCGCGCGCGACCGCGCGGGCCGTCGCCGTGACGGACGGGATCATCACGGCGGTCGGTCATGACGTCTCGGCGCTGATCGGCCCCGACACCGAGGTCGTGGACCTGGCCGGCGGGCTGCTGGTGCCGGGGTTCCAGGACGCGCACGTGCATCCGGTGTGGGGTGGGCTCGACATGCTGCGCTGCGACTTGTCGGCGCTGGCGACGCGCGAGGAGTATCTGGCGCGGATCGCGGAGTACGCCGCGGAGCATCCGGATGACGAGTGGATCCTCGGCGGCGGCTGGCAGATGTCGGCGTTCCCCGGCGGCACGCCGACCGCGGCCGACCTGGACTCCGTGCTGCCCGATCGCCCGGCGTTCCTGCCCAACCGCGACGGGCACGGCGCCTGGGTCAACTCGCGCGCGCTCGAACTCGCCGGCATCACCCGCGACACCGCCGACCCCGCGGACGGTCGGATCGAACGCGACGCCGACGGCGCTCCGAGCGGCACGCTGCACGAGGGTGCGATGGGGCTGGTCAACCGGCTCCTCCCGGTCGAAGCGCCCGAGCGGCTGGTCGAGGCGCTGCTGCAGGGTCAGCGGCACCTGCACTCCTACGGCGTGACCGCCTGGCAGGATGCAATCATCGGCACCGAGTACGGCGATGCGGGAGATCCGCTGCCCGCCTACCTCAGCGCCGCCGCATCCGGTGCACTGACCGGCAGGGTCGTCGGCTCGCTGTGGTGGGACCGTTCGCGCGGGCTGGAGCAGATCGACGAGATCGTGGCCCGCCGCGACGCCGGCACGGTCGGGCGGTTCCGCGCGCGCAGCGTGAAGATCATGCAGGACGGTGTGGCCGAGAACTTCACCGCCGCGATGCTCGAGCCGTACTGCGACGGCCACGGGCTTCCGCGCGAGGACTCCGGCATCTCGTTCGTCGAACCCGAGCTGCTCAAGGAGGCGGCGACCCGGCTCGACGCCCTCGGCTTCACGCTGCACTTCCATGCGATCGGCGACCGCGCCGTGCGCGAGTGCCTGGACGCGGTCGAGGCTGCGCTCGTGCACAACGGCCCGCGGGGGAACCGGCACCACATCTCGCACATCCAGGTCGTGCACCCCGACGACCTCCCCCGCTTCCGTGCGCTCGACGTCACCGCGAACATGCAGATGCTGTGGGCGACCCTGGAGCCGCAGATGGTCGACCTGACCATCCCGTTCCTCGGCGAAAGGCGCACCGGGTGGCAGTATCCGTTCGGCGACCTGCTGCGCTCCGGCGCCGCGCTCGCCGCGGGGAGCGACTGGTCGGTGAGCACGCCGAACCCGATGGCCGCGATCCATGTCGCCGTGAACCGCCGCTCAGCGCCCACCGAGTGGGAGGGCGACTATGACCCGTTCCTGCCCGAGCAGTCGATCGATCTCGCGACCGCGCTCGCCGCGTACACGGCCGGTTCCGCGCGCGTGAACCACCTCGACGACACCGGCACGATCGCGGTGGGGATGCGCGCCGACCTCGCCCTGCTCGACCGGGATCCGTTCGAGCATCCGGCCGAGGAGATCGGCCTCACCGAGGTGCGCGGCACCTGGGTCGACGGTGTGCGGGTGTACGACTCCGGGGAGTGA
- a CDS encoding polyamine ABC transporter substrate-binding protein — MTGAPPVRVLAHRSAARVIRTELTRRGFLATALAAGGAVLLTACTPGQNAAAVHAKGGPLEDRLSIYSWGDYDAPEVLEQFTAESGPRIVLDAFNSNEELIAKLVAARGTSGYDIVVPTGVFVGPMAENGLLQKFNLDLIPNMSHVAPEFRGRSWDPGNEYSVCKAWGTTGFVYDKSVISRDLTTWSDFIDAAQNEASGSTSVLDDPAPLLGIYFWANGIDWTTTDPGDLDAVEKFLVKDLAPHVSAFDSYPGGSSIPQGSHALLQSYNGDARLGIFESGDPDRWQWVLGSPATELWMDNWAIAAGAPHPEAAHAFINFVLQPDVQLAQVDYIGYDTGISGIREEAEAAGLERLDMVFFDEKQVETMHEGKLTDAQDRVVSIWNSMKAAAGA; from the coding sequence GTGACGGGTGCGCCTCCGGTCCGCGTCCTCGCGCACCGGAGCGCCGCGCGGGTGATCCGCACCGAGCTCACCCGCCGCGGATTCCTGGCGACCGCGCTCGCCGCGGGCGGGGCCGTGCTGCTCACGGCCTGCACGCCGGGCCAGAACGCCGCCGCGGTGCACGCCAAGGGCGGACCGCTGGAGGATCGGCTCTCGATCTACAGCTGGGGTGACTACGACGCTCCCGAAGTGCTCGAGCAGTTCACGGCCGAGAGCGGCCCCCGCATCGTGCTCGACGCGTTCAACTCGAACGAGGAGCTGATCGCCAAGCTGGTCGCCGCGCGCGGCACCTCCGGCTACGACATCGTCGTACCCACCGGCGTCTTCGTCGGGCCCATGGCCGAGAACGGGCTGCTGCAGAAGTTCAACCTCGATCTGATCCCGAACATGTCGCACGTGGCGCCGGAGTTCCGCGGGCGCTCCTGGGACCCCGGCAACGAGTACTCGGTGTGCAAGGCGTGGGGCACGACGGGCTTCGTCTACGACAAGTCGGTCATCTCGCGCGACCTCACGACCTGGAGCGACTTCATCGACGCCGCCCAGAACGAGGCCTCAGGGTCGACGTCGGTGCTCGACGATCCGGCCCCGCTGCTCGGCATCTACTTCTGGGCGAACGGCATCGACTGGACGACCACGGACCCCGGCGACCTCGATGCGGTCGAGAAGTTCCTAGTGAAGGATCTCGCTCCGCACGTCTCGGCGTTCGACTCGTACCCCGGTGGCTCGTCGATCCCGCAGGGCTCGCATGCGCTGCTGCAGTCGTACAACGGCGACGCGCGTCTGGGCATCTTCGAGTCCGGCGATCCCGACCGCTGGCAGTGGGTGCTCGGCAGCCCGGCGACGGAGCTGTGGATGGATAACTGGGCCATCGCCGCCGGAGCTCCGCATCCGGAGGCCGCGCACGCGTTCATCAACTTCGTGCTGCAGCCCGACGTGCAGCTCGCGCAGGTCGACTACATCGGCTACGACACCGGGATCAGCGGCATCCGCGAAGAGGCGGAGGCTGCGGGGCTGGAGCGGCTCGACATGGTGTTCTTCGACGAGAAGCAGGTGGAGACCATGCACGAGGGCAAACTGACGGATGCACAGGACCGCGTCGTCTCGATCTGGAACTCGATGAAGGCGGCCGCCGGTGCCTAA
- a CDS encoding ABC transporter ATP-binding protein — protein sequence MPGTLPASTATPEAPATTGAVHIDGVTKRYGSAVAVDDLTLHVQPGEFLSLLGPSGCGKTTTLRMIAGFEYPDAGDIRISGRSVLNLPPYRREVNTVFQAYALFPHLTVAENVAYGLQQRRVPKAEQRERVSEALDMVQLRSFADRKPTQLSGGQQQRIALSRALINRPSVLLLDEPLAALDRQLREEMQLELKLLQARLGTTFVFVTHDQAEALSMSDRIAVMRAGRIEQLDAPAAIYAEPASAYVASFIGQQNFVHGTVLADGDAVDTAIGAIAGRWGGERVAAGQPAVAAVRPEYVRLEHGDGAGVPGRVLGVSHLGETLQVAVRVAGDATFLSRMPAPTAPSVEVDDEVRCLWDPADARLFAADGIPTTATHVIALPKEDGR from the coding sequence ATGCCCGGCACCCTGCCTGCTTCGACGGCGACGCCCGAGGCGCCCGCCACCACCGGCGCCGTCCACATCGACGGCGTCACCAAGCGTTACGGATCGGCCGTCGCGGTCGACGATCTGACCCTTCACGTGCAACCGGGGGAGTTCCTGTCGCTGCTCGGTCCGTCCGGCTGCGGCAAGACCACGACGCTGCGCATGATCGCCGGCTTCGAGTACCCGGATGCCGGTGACATCCGCATCTCGGGACGCAGCGTGCTGAACCTGCCGCCGTATCGGCGCGAGGTCAACACGGTCTTCCAGGCCTATGCCCTGTTCCCGCACCTCACGGTCGCCGAGAACGTGGCATACGGGCTGCAGCAGCGCCGTGTTCCGAAGGCCGAACAGCGCGAGCGGGTGAGCGAAGCGCTCGACATGGTGCAGCTGCGCAGCTTCGCCGACCGCAAGCCGACCCAGCTCTCGGGCGGCCAGCAGCAGCGCATCGCACTCTCCCGCGCCCTGATCAACCGGCCGAGCGTGCTGCTGCTCGACGAGCCGCTCGCCGCCCTCGACCGCCAGCTGCGCGAAGAGATGCAGCTCGAACTCAAGCTGCTGCAGGCGCGGCTGGGCACCACGTTCGTGTTCGTCACGCACGACCAGGCCGAGGCCCTGTCGATGAGCGACCGGATCGCGGTGATGCGTGCGGGCCGGATCGAGCAGCTCGACGCCCCGGCCGCGATCTACGCCGAACCGGCATCCGCCTACGTCGCCTCGTTCATCGGGCAGCAGAACTTCGTGCACGGCACGGTGCTCGCAGACGGCGATGCGGTCGACACCGCGATCGGTGCGATCGCCGGCCGCTGGGGTGGGGAGCGCGTCGCGGCCGGGCAGCCGGCCGTCGCCGCCGTCCGCCCGGAGTACGTGCGACTGGAGCACGGCGATGGTGCGGGAGTTCCTGGCCGTGTGCTCGGCGTCTCGCACCTCGGCGAGACCCTGCAGGTCGCGGTGCGCGTCGCCGGAGACGCCACCTTCCTGTCGCGGATGCCGGCGCCCACCGCTCCGAGCGTCGAGGTCGACGATGAGGTGCGCTGCCTGTGGGATCCGGCCGACGCCCGACTCTTCGCCGCCGACGGCATCCCCACCACCGCCACGCACGTGATCGCGCTGCCGAAGGAGGACGGCCGGTGA
- a CDS encoding ABC transporter permease produces the protein MTAITDAPQKSDAPRVRRGAGRFVLPIWAAIVFVFLFLPILVIIAYSFNVGRLLVSWDHFGFESFLAIVEKPAIRDAVLVSVRTGLLAALLATALGTLAGIAMARNPGKWVWWFLGLLLLVSVTPEIVDAVALLPWLVFLGQDVGLGLFNDGTMRLVVGQSLFSIAIVSYIVRARLVGLDARLEEASADLYAPPVRTFLKVTLPLAMPAVLAGFLLSFTLSLDNTVVSAFVQVSGTTPWPVYVLSALRSGLRPEIAAVSTIMLVLTLLALALVAVVLKRAGDSATEIARTMAGG, from the coding sequence ATGACCGCCATCACGGATGCTCCGCAGAAATCCGATGCGCCGCGGGTTCGCCGGGGTGCCGGCCGATTCGTGCTGCCGATCTGGGCCGCGATCGTGTTCGTGTTCCTGTTCCTGCCGATCCTCGTGATCATCGCCTACTCGTTCAACGTCGGCCGTCTGCTGGTGTCGTGGGACCACTTCGGCTTCGAGTCGTTCCTGGCGATCGTCGAGAAGCCGGCGATCCGCGACGCCGTGCTGGTGTCGGTGCGCACAGGACTCCTCGCGGCTCTGCTCGCCACAGCCCTGGGCACGCTGGCCGGCATCGCGATGGCTCGCAACCCCGGCAAGTGGGTGTGGTGGTTCCTCGGCCTGCTGCTGCTGGTCTCGGTCACACCCGAGATCGTGGATGCCGTCGCCCTGCTGCCCTGGCTCGTCTTCCTCGGGCAGGATGTCGGACTCGGGCTGTTCAACGACGGCACCATGAGACTCGTGGTCGGGCAGTCGCTGTTCTCGATCGCGATCGTGTCGTACATCGTGCGGGCCCGCCTGGTCGGACTCGATGCGCGGCTGGAGGAGGCATCCGCCGACCTCTATGCCCCGCCGGTGCGGACCTTCCTGAAGGTCACGCTGCCGCTCGCGATGCCGGCCGTGCTCGCCGGGTTCCTGCTGTCGTTCACGCTCAGCCTCGACAACACGGTCGTCTCGGCGTTCGTACAGGTCTCGGGCACCACGCCGTGGCCGGTGTATGTGCTCAGCGCGCTCCGCAGCGGACTGCGCCCGGAGATCGCGGCGGTGTCGACGATCATGCTGGTGCTCACGCTGTTGGCGCTCGCGCTGGTCGCGGTGGTTCTGAAGAGAGCGGGGGACTCGGCCACCGAGATCGCCCGCACGATGGCGGGAGGATGA